The DNA region GAAAGCTATAGGTACACATACCAAAATGCAAACATTACCAGCCAATGAAAAAAATTCTGCTCTTGGGGACATTCCCTTCTGTCAGATACTCAAAATCATAAACAGCATAACGGCACTCATCAGCAGGAAGGGATGCAGTGAAATCTTCATAGCCTTGGACTGGTTCACCAAGCTTCTCCACAATGACTTGCTTCTGCTTCTCCTCAATCTTATAAACGATGAACCTATACGTCCTTTTTGCCTTGAGCTCCATAAACCTTAACTTGCAGTCATCATGGACTGCCATACCTGATGCTGCATTTGCCTGTAGAATCGCAATAGCAGACACATCATAAACATCAACTTCAATTGTCAC from Lathyrus oleraceus cultivar Zhongwan6 chromosome 1, CAAS_Psat_ZW6_1.0, whole genome shotgun sequence includes:
- the LOC127075883 gene encoding actin-depolymerizing factor 2; this translates as MANAASGMAVHDDCKLRFMELKAKRTYRFIVYKIEEKQKQVIVEKLGEPVQGYEDFTASLPADECRYAVYDFEYLTEGNVPKSRIFFIGWSPDTARVRSKMIYASSKDRFRRELDGIHVELQATDPTEMGLDVFKSRVN